One genomic window of Bactrocera dorsalis isolate Fly_Bdor chromosome 4, ASM2337382v1, whole genome shotgun sequence includes the following:
- the LOC105230435 gene encoding zinc finger protein 329 isoform X5 has translation MYGQACFFGDLTPFESLFQVPGYNIPTCVKCSEHLTANGFYPSVRGGGSGGGAGGSSAVDTQNLANVAAVAAQLSNNVAAAAGNNNVAAVNALAQQLQQQHQQQQQQQQQQQQQQQQQHQLQSTSSSESLHSSSEITEKVDSIFNEEGSCPLCNKTFSRKSSLLTHIRNHAAERKFVCNFCNKGFTQAANLRNHERIHTNDRPYVCVDCGKQFTQITNLNNHRRLHTGERPFVCIEPECGRSFAQVTNLNNHMKTHHKVQQYCCNQCPKKFTQVTSLNQHLQAHAGITGYYCPRCPDKTFKQQSQLHTHMKSHGMAFPYECTKCDEKFLQQAHLDQHLKMHDEFKYKCDTCPSSFNQETLLKKHVQRHLEGRYLTCPVANCNEAFAVRQHLSKHLLTNHAHNELPPPKRSKKSITLQSPQQPLAMIGQPLSIQHTVGQRMCSNTGRKRGRPRKNKEPLNPPIKVEINEPLHNQHVISNASGLSIQQQLSQHMQQQQQQQQQQQLHQQQQQQHQLLAHQVKARFIPTK, from the exons CTGTTCCAAGTACCCGGATATAATATACCCACCTGTGTTAAGTGCTCCGAACATCTAACCGCTAACGGTTTCTATCCATCAGTACGTGGCGGCGGATCTGGCGGTGGTGCTGGTGGCTCTAGTGCTGTGGATACGCAAAATTTGGCAAATGTCGCCGCAGTCGCAGCGCAACTAAGCAATAACGTGGCTGCAGCTGCTGGCAACAACAACGTTGCTGCTGTCAACGCTTTGGcacaacaattgcaacagcaacatcaacaacagcaacagcaacaacagcagcagcagcaacaacaacagcaacaacatcaattACAATCAACAAGTTCTTCCGAAAGTTTACATTCATCATCTGAGATTACAGAGAAG GTGGACTCGATTTTCAACGAGGAGGGGTCCTGTCCGCTCTGCAACAAGACCTTCTCGCGCAAATCTTCATtactcacacacatacgcaaTCACGCAGCGGAGCGGAAGTTCGtttgtaatttttgcaataaag GTTTTACACAGGCGGCCAATTTGCGCAATCACGAACGCATCCACACAAACGATCGtccgtatgtgtgtgtggattgTGGCAAGCAGTTTACACAG ATCACAAACTTGAATAATCATCGGCGTTTGCACACTGGTGAACGTCCCTTCGTCTGCATCGAACCCGAGTGTGGACGCTCGTTTGCGCAG GTGACCAATCTGAACAATCACATGAAGACGCACCACAAAGTACAGCAATACTGTTGCAATCAATGTCCgaagaagttcacacaagtcaCCTCGCTCAATCAGCATCTGCAAGCGCACGCTGGCATCACCGGCTACTACTGTCCACGCTGTCCGGACAAGACGTTCAAGCAGCAATCACAGCTGCACACACATATGAAGTCGCACGGCATGGCCTTCCCGTACGAGTGCACCAAATGCGATGAGAAATTCCTGCAGCAGGCACATCTCGATCAGCACCTGAAGATGCACGATGAGTTCAAATACAAATGCGACACATGTCCCAGCTCATTCAACCAGGAGACGTTGCTCAAGAAGCACGTGCAGCGTCATTTGGAGGGCAG ATATCTCACCTGCCCGGTGGCCAATTGCAATGAAGCTTTCGCAGTGCGACAGCATTTATCCAAACATTTGCTAACCAATCACGCACACAACGAGCTGCCGCCGCCGAAGCGTTCGAAGAAATCGATAACACTGCAATCGCCGCAACAGCCGTTGGCTATGATCGGTCAGCCGCTCTCCATACAGCACACAGTCGGCCAACGTATGTGTTCGAATACAGGAAGAAAGC GTGGCCGGCCGCGCAAGAACAAAGAACCGCTAAATCCTCCCATCAAAGTTGAGATTAACGAGCCGCTACACAATCAGCACGTCATCAGCAATGCCAGCGGCTTGtctatacaacaacaactaagccAGCatatgcagcagcagcaacaacaacagcagcaacagcaattgcatcaacaacagcaacaacaacaccaattgCTGGCCCATCAAGTGAAGGCGCGTTTCATACCGACCAAATAG
- the LOC105230435 gene encoding zinc finger protein 329 isoform X6 → MESICRLCFQPAALFQVPGYNIPTCVKCSEHLTANGFYPSVRGGGSGGGAGGSSAVDTQNLANVAAVAAQLSNNVAAAAGNNNVAAVNALAQQLQQQHQQQQQQQQQQQQQQQQQHQLQSTSSSESLHSSSEITEKVDSIFNEEGSCPLCNKTFSRKSSLLTHIRNHAAERKFVCNFCNKGFTQAANLRNHERIHTNDRPYVCVDCGKQFTQITNLNNHRRLHTGERPFVCIEPECGRSFAQVTNLNNHMKTHHKVQQYCCNQCPKKFTQVTSLNQHLQAHAGITGYYCPRCPDKTFKQQSQLHTHMKSHGMAFPYECTKCDEKFLQQAHLDQHLKMHDEFKYKCDTCPSSFNQETLLKKHVQRHLEGRYLTCPVANCNEAFAVRQHLSKHLLTNHAHNELPPPKRSKKSITLQSPQQPLAMIGQPLSIQHTVGQRMCSNTGRKRGRPRKNKEPLNPPIKVEINEPLHNQHVISNASGLSIQQQLSQHMQQQQQQQQQQQLHQQQQQQHQLLAHQVKARFIPTK, encoded by the exons ATGGAAAGCATCTGTAGATTGTGCTTTCAACCAGCAGCG CTGTTCCAAGTACCCGGATATAATATACCCACCTGTGTTAAGTGCTCCGAACATCTAACCGCTAACGGTTTCTATCCATCAGTACGTGGCGGCGGATCTGGCGGTGGTGCTGGTGGCTCTAGTGCTGTGGATACGCAAAATTTGGCAAATGTCGCCGCAGTCGCAGCGCAACTAAGCAATAACGTGGCTGCAGCTGCTGGCAACAACAACGTTGCTGCTGTCAACGCTTTGGcacaacaattgcaacagcaacatcaacaacagcaacagcaacaacagcagcagcagcaacaacaacagcaacaacatcaattACAATCAACAAGTTCTTCCGAAAGTTTACATTCATCATCTGAGATTACAGAGAAG GTGGACTCGATTTTCAACGAGGAGGGGTCCTGTCCGCTCTGCAACAAGACCTTCTCGCGCAAATCTTCATtactcacacacatacgcaaTCACGCAGCGGAGCGGAAGTTCGtttgtaatttttgcaataaag GTTTTACACAGGCGGCCAATTTGCGCAATCACGAACGCATCCACACAAACGATCGtccgtatgtgtgtgtggattgTGGCAAGCAGTTTACACAG ATCACAAACTTGAATAATCATCGGCGTTTGCACACTGGTGAACGTCCCTTCGTCTGCATCGAACCCGAGTGTGGACGCTCGTTTGCGCAG GTGACCAATCTGAACAATCACATGAAGACGCACCACAAAGTACAGCAATACTGTTGCAATCAATGTCCgaagaagttcacacaagtcaCCTCGCTCAATCAGCATCTGCAAGCGCACGCTGGCATCACCGGCTACTACTGTCCACGCTGTCCGGACAAGACGTTCAAGCAGCAATCACAGCTGCACACACATATGAAGTCGCACGGCATGGCCTTCCCGTACGAGTGCACCAAATGCGATGAGAAATTCCTGCAGCAGGCACATCTCGATCAGCACCTGAAGATGCACGATGAGTTCAAATACAAATGCGACACATGTCCCAGCTCATTCAACCAGGAGACGTTGCTCAAGAAGCACGTGCAGCGTCATTTGGAGGGCAG ATATCTCACCTGCCCGGTGGCCAATTGCAATGAAGCTTTCGCAGTGCGACAGCATTTATCCAAACATTTGCTAACCAATCACGCACACAACGAGCTGCCGCCGCCGAAGCGTTCGAAGAAATCGATAACACTGCAATCGCCGCAACAGCCGTTGGCTATGATCGGTCAGCCGCTCTCCATACAGCACACAGTCGGCCAACGTATGTGTTCGAATACAGGAAGAAAGC GTGGCCGGCCGCGCAAGAACAAAGAACCGCTAAATCCTCCCATCAAAGTTGAGATTAACGAGCCGCTACACAATCAGCACGTCATCAGCAATGCCAGCGGCTTGtctatacaacaacaactaagccAGCatatgcagcagcagcaacaacaacagcagcaacagcaattgcatcaacaacagcaacaacaacaccaattgCTGGCCCATCAAGTGAAGGCGCGTTTCATACCGACCAAATAG
- the LOC105230435 gene encoding zinc finger protein ZFP2 isoform X3 produces the protein MYGQACFFGDLTPFESLFQVPGYNIPTCVKCSEHLTANGFYPSVRGGGSGGGAGGSSAVDTQNLANVAAVAAQLSNNVAAAAGNNNVAAVNALAQQLQQQHQQQQQQQQQQQQQQQQQHQLQSTSSSESLHSSSEITEKQNRQNRRQVNLQNRAKLKMVTMSAFELEKTIQQLDVDSIFNEEGSCPLCNKTFSRKSSLLTHIRNHAAERKFVCNFCNKGFTQAANLRNHERIHTNDRPYVCVDCGKQFTQITNLNNHRRLHTGERPFVCIEPECGRSFAQVTNLNNHMKTHHKVQQYCCNQCPKKFTQVTSLNQHLQAHAGITGYYCPRCPDKTFKQQSQLHTHMKSHGMAFPYECTKCDEKFLQQAHLDQHLKMHDEFKYKCDTCPSSFNQETLLKKHVQRHLEGRYLTCPVANCNEAFAVRQHLSKHLLTNHAHNELPPPKRSKKSITLQSPQQPLAMIGQPLSIQHTVGQRGRPRKNKEPLNPPIKVEINEPLHNQHVISNASGLSIQQQLSQHMQQQQQQQQQQQLHQQQQQQHQLLAHQVKARFIPTK, from the exons CTGTTCCAAGTACCCGGATATAATATACCCACCTGTGTTAAGTGCTCCGAACATCTAACCGCTAACGGTTTCTATCCATCAGTACGTGGCGGCGGATCTGGCGGTGGTGCTGGTGGCTCTAGTGCTGTGGATACGCAAAATTTGGCAAATGTCGCCGCAGTCGCAGCGCAACTAAGCAATAACGTGGCTGCAGCTGCTGGCAACAACAACGTTGCTGCTGTCAACGCTTTGGcacaacaattgcaacagcaacatcaacaacagcaacagcaacaacagcagcagcagcaacaacaacagcaacaacatcaattACAATCAACAAGTTCTTCCGAAAGTTTACATTCATCATCTGAGATTACAGAGAAG CAAAACCGGCAAAATCGTCGCCAGGTTAATTTGCAGAATCGCgcgaaattaaaaatggtcaCAATGTCAGCATTTGAGTTGGAGAAGACCATACAACAATTAGAC GTGGACTCGATTTTCAACGAGGAGGGGTCCTGTCCGCTCTGCAACAAGACCTTCTCGCGCAAATCTTCATtactcacacacatacgcaaTCACGCAGCGGAGCGGAAGTTCGtttgtaatttttgcaataaag GTTTTACACAGGCGGCCAATTTGCGCAATCACGAACGCATCCACACAAACGATCGtccgtatgtgtgtgtggattgTGGCAAGCAGTTTACACAG ATCACAAACTTGAATAATCATCGGCGTTTGCACACTGGTGAACGTCCCTTCGTCTGCATCGAACCCGAGTGTGGACGCTCGTTTGCGCAG GTGACCAATCTGAACAATCACATGAAGACGCACCACAAAGTACAGCAATACTGTTGCAATCAATGTCCgaagaagttcacacaagtcaCCTCGCTCAATCAGCATCTGCAAGCGCACGCTGGCATCACCGGCTACTACTGTCCACGCTGTCCGGACAAGACGTTCAAGCAGCAATCACAGCTGCACACACATATGAAGTCGCACGGCATGGCCTTCCCGTACGAGTGCACCAAATGCGATGAGAAATTCCTGCAGCAGGCACATCTCGATCAGCACCTGAAGATGCACGATGAGTTCAAATACAAATGCGACACATGTCCCAGCTCATTCAACCAGGAGACGTTGCTCAAGAAGCACGTGCAGCGTCATTTGGAGGGCAG ATATCTCACCTGCCCGGTGGCCAATTGCAATGAAGCTTTCGCAGTGCGACAGCATTTATCCAAACATTTGCTAACCAATCACGCACACAACGAGCTGCCGCCGCCGAAGCGTTCGAAGAAATCGATAACACTGCAATCGCCGCAACAGCCGTTGGCTATGATCGGTCAGCCGCTCTCCATACAGCACACAGTCGGCCAAC GTGGCCGGCCGCGCAAGAACAAAGAACCGCTAAATCCTCCCATCAAAGTTGAGATTAACGAGCCGCTACACAATCAGCACGTCATCAGCAATGCCAGCGGCTTGtctatacaacaacaactaagccAGCatatgcagcagcagcaacaacaacagcagcaacagcaattgcatcaacaacagcaacaacaacaccaattgCTGGCCCATCAAGTGAAGGCGCGTTTCATACCGACCAAATAG
- the LOC105230435 gene encoding zinc finger protein 140 isoform X4: MESICRLCFQPAALFQVPGYNIPTCVKCSEHLTANGFYPSVRGGGSGGGAGGSSAVDTQNLANVAAVAAQLSNNVAAAAGNNNVAAVNALAQQLQQQHQQQQQQQQQQQQQQQQQHQLQSTSSSESLHSSSEITEKQNRQNRRQVNLQNRAKLKMVTMSAFELEKTIQQLDVDSIFNEEGSCPLCNKTFSRKSSLLTHIRNHAAERKFVCNFCNKGFTQAANLRNHERIHTNDRPYVCVDCGKQFTQITNLNNHRRLHTGERPFVCIEPECGRSFAQVTNLNNHMKTHHKVQQYCCNQCPKKFTQVTSLNQHLQAHAGITGYYCPRCPDKTFKQQSQLHTHMKSHGMAFPYECTKCDEKFLQQAHLDQHLKMHDEFKYKCDTCPSSFNQETLLKKHVQRHLEGRYLTCPVANCNEAFAVRQHLSKHLLTNHAHNELPPPKRSKKSITLQSPQQPLAMIGQPLSIQHTVGQRGRPRKNKEPLNPPIKVEINEPLHNQHVISNASGLSIQQQLSQHMQQQQQQQQQQQLHQQQQQQHQLLAHQVKARFIPTK, encoded by the exons ATGGAAAGCATCTGTAGATTGTGCTTTCAACCAGCAGCG CTGTTCCAAGTACCCGGATATAATATACCCACCTGTGTTAAGTGCTCCGAACATCTAACCGCTAACGGTTTCTATCCATCAGTACGTGGCGGCGGATCTGGCGGTGGTGCTGGTGGCTCTAGTGCTGTGGATACGCAAAATTTGGCAAATGTCGCCGCAGTCGCAGCGCAACTAAGCAATAACGTGGCTGCAGCTGCTGGCAACAACAACGTTGCTGCTGTCAACGCTTTGGcacaacaattgcaacagcaacatcaacaacagcaacagcaacaacagcagcagcagcaacaacaacagcaacaacatcaattACAATCAACAAGTTCTTCCGAAAGTTTACATTCATCATCTGAGATTACAGAGAAG CAAAACCGGCAAAATCGTCGCCAGGTTAATTTGCAGAATCGCgcgaaattaaaaatggtcaCAATGTCAGCATTTGAGTTGGAGAAGACCATACAACAATTAGAC GTGGACTCGATTTTCAACGAGGAGGGGTCCTGTCCGCTCTGCAACAAGACCTTCTCGCGCAAATCTTCATtactcacacacatacgcaaTCACGCAGCGGAGCGGAAGTTCGtttgtaatttttgcaataaag GTTTTACACAGGCGGCCAATTTGCGCAATCACGAACGCATCCACACAAACGATCGtccgtatgtgtgtgtggattgTGGCAAGCAGTTTACACAG ATCACAAACTTGAATAATCATCGGCGTTTGCACACTGGTGAACGTCCCTTCGTCTGCATCGAACCCGAGTGTGGACGCTCGTTTGCGCAG GTGACCAATCTGAACAATCACATGAAGACGCACCACAAAGTACAGCAATACTGTTGCAATCAATGTCCgaagaagttcacacaagtcaCCTCGCTCAATCAGCATCTGCAAGCGCACGCTGGCATCACCGGCTACTACTGTCCACGCTGTCCGGACAAGACGTTCAAGCAGCAATCACAGCTGCACACACATATGAAGTCGCACGGCATGGCCTTCCCGTACGAGTGCACCAAATGCGATGAGAAATTCCTGCAGCAGGCACATCTCGATCAGCACCTGAAGATGCACGATGAGTTCAAATACAAATGCGACACATGTCCCAGCTCATTCAACCAGGAGACGTTGCTCAAGAAGCACGTGCAGCGTCATTTGGAGGGCAG ATATCTCACCTGCCCGGTGGCCAATTGCAATGAAGCTTTCGCAGTGCGACAGCATTTATCCAAACATTTGCTAACCAATCACGCACACAACGAGCTGCCGCCGCCGAAGCGTTCGAAGAAATCGATAACACTGCAATCGCCGCAACAGCCGTTGGCTATGATCGGTCAGCCGCTCTCCATACAGCACACAGTCGGCCAAC GTGGCCGGCCGCGCAAGAACAAAGAACCGCTAAATCCTCCCATCAAAGTTGAGATTAACGAGCCGCTACACAATCAGCACGTCATCAGCAATGCCAGCGGCTTGtctatacaacaacaactaagccAGCatatgcagcagcagcaacaacaacagcagcaacagcaattgcatcaacaacagcaacaacaacaccaattgCTGGCCCATCAAGTGAAGGCGCGTTTCATACCGACCAAATAG
- the LOC105230435 gene encoding zinc finger protein ZFP2 isoform X2, with product MESICRLCFQPAALFQVPGYNIPTCVKCSEHLTANGFYPSVRGGGSGGGAGGSSAVDTQNLANVAAVAAQLSNNVAAAAGNNNVAAVNALAQQLQQQHQQQQQQQQQQQQQQQQQHQLQSTSSSESLHSSSEITEKQNRQNRRQVNLQNRAKLKMVTMSAFELEKTIQQLDVDSIFNEEGSCPLCNKTFSRKSSLLTHIRNHAAERKFVCNFCNKGFTQAANLRNHERIHTNDRPYVCVDCGKQFTQITNLNNHRRLHTGERPFVCIEPECGRSFAQVTNLNNHMKTHHKVQQYCCNQCPKKFTQVTSLNQHLQAHAGITGYYCPRCPDKTFKQQSQLHTHMKSHGMAFPYECTKCDEKFLQQAHLDQHLKMHDEFKYKCDTCPSSFNQETLLKKHVQRHLEGRYLTCPVANCNEAFAVRQHLSKHLLTNHAHNELPPPKRSKKSITLQSPQQPLAMIGQPLSIQHTVGQRMCSNTGRKRGRPRKNKEPLNPPIKVEINEPLHNQHVISNASGLSIQQQLSQHMQQQQQQQQQQQLHQQQQQQHQLLAHQVKARFIPTK from the exons ATGGAAAGCATCTGTAGATTGTGCTTTCAACCAGCAGCG CTGTTCCAAGTACCCGGATATAATATACCCACCTGTGTTAAGTGCTCCGAACATCTAACCGCTAACGGTTTCTATCCATCAGTACGTGGCGGCGGATCTGGCGGTGGTGCTGGTGGCTCTAGTGCTGTGGATACGCAAAATTTGGCAAATGTCGCCGCAGTCGCAGCGCAACTAAGCAATAACGTGGCTGCAGCTGCTGGCAACAACAACGTTGCTGCTGTCAACGCTTTGGcacaacaattgcaacagcaacatcaacaacagcaacagcaacaacagcagcagcagcaacaacaacagcaacaacatcaattACAATCAACAAGTTCTTCCGAAAGTTTACATTCATCATCTGAGATTACAGAGAAG CAAAACCGGCAAAATCGTCGCCAGGTTAATTTGCAGAATCGCgcgaaattaaaaatggtcaCAATGTCAGCATTTGAGTTGGAGAAGACCATACAACAATTAGAC GTGGACTCGATTTTCAACGAGGAGGGGTCCTGTCCGCTCTGCAACAAGACCTTCTCGCGCAAATCTTCATtactcacacacatacgcaaTCACGCAGCGGAGCGGAAGTTCGtttgtaatttttgcaataaag GTTTTACACAGGCGGCCAATTTGCGCAATCACGAACGCATCCACACAAACGATCGtccgtatgtgtgtgtggattgTGGCAAGCAGTTTACACAG ATCACAAACTTGAATAATCATCGGCGTTTGCACACTGGTGAACGTCCCTTCGTCTGCATCGAACCCGAGTGTGGACGCTCGTTTGCGCAG GTGACCAATCTGAACAATCACATGAAGACGCACCACAAAGTACAGCAATACTGTTGCAATCAATGTCCgaagaagttcacacaagtcaCCTCGCTCAATCAGCATCTGCAAGCGCACGCTGGCATCACCGGCTACTACTGTCCACGCTGTCCGGACAAGACGTTCAAGCAGCAATCACAGCTGCACACACATATGAAGTCGCACGGCATGGCCTTCCCGTACGAGTGCACCAAATGCGATGAGAAATTCCTGCAGCAGGCACATCTCGATCAGCACCTGAAGATGCACGATGAGTTCAAATACAAATGCGACACATGTCCCAGCTCATTCAACCAGGAGACGTTGCTCAAGAAGCACGTGCAGCGTCATTTGGAGGGCAG ATATCTCACCTGCCCGGTGGCCAATTGCAATGAAGCTTTCGCAGTGCGACAGCATTTATCCAAACATTTGCTAACCAATCACGCACACAACGAGCTGCCGCCGCCGAAGCGTTCGAAGAAATCGATAACACTGCAATCGCCGCAACAGCCGTTGGCTATGATCGGTCAGCCGCTCTCCATACAGCACACAGTCGGCCAACGTATGTGTTCGAATACAGGAAGAAAGC GTGGCCGGCCGCGCAAGAACAAAGAACCGCTAAATCCTCCCATCAAAGTTGAGATTAACGAGCCGCTACACAATCAGCACGTCATCAGCAATGCCAGCGGCTTGtctatacaacaacaactaagccAGCatatgcagcagcagcaacaacaacagcagcaacagcaattgcatcaacaacagcaacaacaacaccaattgCTGGCCCATCAAGTGAAGGCGCGTTTCATACCGACCAAATAG
- the LOC105230435 gene encoding zinc finger protein ZFP2 isoform X1 yields the protein MYGQACFFGDLTPFESLFQVPGYNIPTCVKCSEHLTANGFYPSVRGGGSGGGAGGSSAVDTQNLANVAAVAAQLSNNVAAAAGNNNVAAVNALAQQLQQQHQQQQQQQQQQQQQQQQQHQLQSTSSSESLHSSSEITEKQNRQNRRQVNLQNRAKLKMVTMSAFELEKTIQQLDVDSIFNEEGSCPLCNKTFSRKSSLLTHIRNHAAERKFVCNFCNKGFTQAANLRNHERIHTNDRPYVCVDCGKQFTQITNLNNHRRLHTGERPFVCIEPECGRSFAQVTNLNNHMKTHHKVQQYCCNQCPKKFTQVTSLNQHLQAHAGITGYYCPRCPDKTFKQQSQLHTHMKSHGMAFPYECTKCDEKFLQQAHLDQHLKMHDEFKYKCDTCPSSFNQETLLKKHVQRHLEGRYLTCPVANCNEAFAVRQHLSKHLLTNHAHNELPPPKRSKKSITLQSPQQPLAMIGQPLSIQHTVGQRMCSNTGRKRGRPRKNKEPLNPPIKVEINEPLHNQHVISNASGLSIQQQLSQHMQQQQQQQQQQQLHQQQQQQHQLLAHQVKARFIPTK from the exons CTGTTCCAAGTACCCGGATATAATATACCCACCTGTGTTAAGTGCTCCGAACATCTAACCGCTAACGGTTTCTATCCATCAGTACGTGGCGGCGGATCTGGCGGTGGTGCTGGTGGCTCTAGTGCTGTGGATACGCAAAATTTGGCAAATGTCGCCGCAGTCGCAGCGCAACTAAGCAATAACGTGGCTGCAGCTGCTGGCAACAACAACGTTGCTGCTGTCAACGCTTTGGcacaacaattgcaacagcaacatcaacaacagcaacagcaacaacagcagcagcagcaacaacaacagcaacaacatcaattACAATCAACAAGTTCTTCCGAAAGTTTACATTCATCATCTGAGATTACAGAGAAG CAAAACCGGCAAAATCGTCGCCAGGTTAATTTGCAGAATCGCgcgaaattaaaaatggtcaCAATGTCAGCATTTGAGTTGGAGAAGACCATACAACAATTAGAC GTGGACTCGATTTTCAACGAGGAGGGGTCCTGTCCGCTCTGCAACAAGACCTTCTCGCGCAAATCTTCATtactcacacacatacgcaaTCACGCAGCGGAGCGGAAGTTCGtttgtaatttttgcaataaag GTTTTACACAGGCGGCCAATTTGCGCAATCACGAACGCATCCACACAAACGATCGtccgtatgtgtgtgtggattgTGGCAAGCAGTTTACACAG ATCACAAACTTGAATAATCATCGGCGTTTGCACACTGGTGAACGTCCCTTCGTCTGCATCGAACCCGAGTGTGGACGCTCGTTTGCGCAG GTGACCAATCTGAACAATCACATGAAGACGCACCACAAAGTACAGCAATACTGTTGCAATCAATGTCCgaagaagttcacacaagtcaCCTCGCTCAATCAGCATCTGCAAGCGCACGCTGGCATCACCGGCTACTACTGTCCACGCTGTCCGGACAAGACGTTCAAGCAGCAATCACAGCTGCACACACATATGAAGTCGCACGGCATGGCCTTCCCGTACGAGTGCACCAAATGCGATGAGAAATTCCTGCAGCAGGCACATCTCGATCAGCACCTGAAGATGCACGATGAGTTCAAATACAAATGCGACACATGTCCCAGCTCATTCAACCAGGAGACGTTGCTCAAGAAGCACGTGCAGCGTCATTTGGAGGGCAG ATATCTCACCTGCCCGGTGGCCAATTGCAATGAAGCTTTCGCAGTGCGACAGCATTTATCCAAACATTTGCTAACCAATCACGCACACAACGAGCTGCCGCCGCCGAAGCGTTCGAAGAAATCGATAACACTGCAATCGCCGCAACAGCCGTTGGCTATGATCGGTCAGCCGCTCTCCATACAGCACACAGTCGGCCAACGTATGTGTTCGAATACAGGAAGAAAGC GTGGCCGGCCGCGCAAGAACAAAGAACCGCTAAATCCTCCCATCAAAGTTGAGATTAACGAGCCGCTACACAATCAGCACGTCATCAGCAATGCCAGCGGCTTGtctatacaacaacaactaagccAGCatatgcagcagcagcaacaacaacagcagcaacagcaattgcatcaacaacagcaacaacaacaccaattgCTGGCCCATCAAGTGAAGGCGCGTTTCATACCGACCAAATAG